GCTTCCGCTCGCTCCCGCGCCACCGAATGAACGCCGCCATCTCGCGCAGGTCTTTCCGCGTCAGCCACTCCGCTTCGTTCATGGGCGCGCCCTCGGGACCCAGTTCCAGCATGACCGATTCGGCGCGGGGTCGCACTGCGGAAATCGGTGGTGGCTTTGGCAAACGAGTCGCGCGAGTTTCAGATGAGGTTATCAGGACGGACCAAATGGGAGCCTCTCGGCGTCGAACTATCCCAATGAATCCGGTCCGTTCTCTCACTCGTGGCGTGCCCGGGCGCGCCGCGATACACTGTGAGAATCGTCTATTCCTTTAGTCGCGGAGGCCGCTGTGGGTCTGCCCAAGATCAAGTGCCCGGAGTGCAACGCCGGATTGAAATCGGCCGCCGGCTTCACGGTCGGACAAACGGTGTGTTGTCCCAAGTGCGAAACGTACTTCACGGTCGAGGAACCCGAAGACGATTTCGAGGAACCCCGGCCCGCAGAGAAGAGTAAAGGCGCGGCGGGGAAGAAACCGGTCCGGGCCGCGGCCGTGGATAGTGACGATGACGGCGAATACGAGAAGCCCCGGAAGAAGAAGCGGAGGGTTGACGAAGAGGACGACGAGCGATCGTACAAGAACTCGCCCATACGGTTCGTCATTCTCGGGGTGCTGCTCGTCGTCATGCTCGTGCTCGCCTACTTCCTCTACGAGAAGAAGCGGAAAGAAAGCGAAGCCGCGGCCGCTCCGGGTTCCCCGAAACCGGTGGAGGTAACAGATCGCCAGAAAGAGTTCATCGGCCCGCAGAATTTTGCCCCGCAGAACGCACCCGCCCCCCAAGTGGCACTCAACCCGCAGAACGGTCCGAAACGGCCCGCGCCTGTACCGGGTGCCGGAGCGGGTGCCACCAATCCGTTCGGAGCGCTAATTCCGGCAGCGGAAGCCCAAGCACTTACGCGGAAGCACACAACCGCGCTCCTCGGTTCGTGGACAGCAGACCTGGGTGGCGGGGTAACGGAAGAACTGACCTACAAGGCAGACGGAACGTTCAGCGCGAAACAAACCGGCTCTGGTGCCAAAACCGCGACCGGGAAGTACCGGGTACAAACTGTTGTGGGTACGAAGGTTTTGAAGCTCGAACTCGACACCGACAACACCCCGCGCACGATCACGGCCGTATTCGAGGACGGTGAGCTCTTGCACCCCAGCCTGCAACCCGGGGTGACCGCGACTTTCCGCAAGAAGTAGATGCTATTTCGCCAGCGGTGACTCTTCACCCGGCTTCACCAGTGTGATCCGGACCGCGGGGCGCATCGCCTTGAATGCCTTCGCATCAAACACGACGGGGGCTCCTGAACCGAACGCGCCCTTGTCGGCGGGCGGCGCTGAGTTTGCGCGTATCCGCTCCTCCGCTTCGGCTCTCAGCGCATCGGCTTTGGCCTTTTCCGCCTTCAATTTCACCGGATCGAGCCACGCGGTCTGGTTGACCGGTGGCTCTCTTTCCCCACCCACGGGAGGCGCCACTTCGGTTATAGCCCCCAGCGCGGGCATTTGTGCTGTTGGGGCGCTTACGAACGGGTCCGGATTCAACGCGAAGACGTCGGCTGACGGAACCGGAGTACCGGGGGCCAGAGCGTCGAAATCGAACATGTTCGCGTGCCCAACGACATCAACCGGCGCCGGCTCTGTTTTCGGCGGCTCGGGGGGTGGTTCGGGAGGGAGAATGAACTTGGTCTCGACCACCTCGGCGTCAACGACCTCGGCGTCGACTACTTCCGCGTCGATGACCTCAGCGTCAATCACTTCAGCTTCAATCACTTCGGCCTCGATCGGCTCCGCGTCGATGACCTCGGCGGGAATCGGCTCGCGCGCGAGCTTCCACCTCGTGACGATCTGCTCCTGGAGCCGAAGAATACCGCTCACGCTCTTGATCTGGAGCTTGGAGCACTTCTGGCGCGCGCCTTGGAGTTGGGTCATGAATTTGTTGACCCAACCCTTTGTGTAATCGGGGGGCGGCTCCGCTACCAACTTGTCTTCGAGGACGTAGTTCGCGAGGTCGGCGCACTCCTCGAAGTATTTCATCGCCGGCAGGTCGGTCGCGCGCGCGTCCTTGATAACTCCCTTGAGGCTCTTCCACGAGTCGCGGAGCACCCGAACGACTTCGTCGACGAACTCCGACCCGAGGTCGATTTCTTCCCGCTCGTTTTTACCGTGCGCGACGAGGAAGGCGTCCGACTTTGCGAACGCGGCCCGCACCTTCTGGTAGAACCGCTGGAGTTCCAGGTGGAACCGGTACCGCTCAACCAGCTCCTCCCGCAACTTCTTATCCACCCGGTTGGCCATCTGCACGTGGAGCAGGTACACGCGGCGGTCGAACGCCTCGAACCACTCGCGGTTCTCGGCACGCTGCTGCTCCACGGTCTCGATCTGGCGCTTCAGTTTGGGCGACGAGCGCCCGACGCTACTCGCCCGGAGCCGCTGTACCTCCTCGTACAGTTCGTCGTACTCCGTGGCGCGCCGGGCGCACCCGTCGTAGAGCTTCTCGAATACCTTTTCCATGCGATCGTCGGCCCACGGCGACTCGCGCGCGGTGCGGTCCAGCTCGGACAGGTCGCCGAGTTCGAGAGCGCGGCTCCCGTAGGCGCCCTGGTACTCGTCGGGCGGGAGGTCTTCGGTTTCGCGTTCTCTCGGCATAGCGCCCGCCCTGCGTAAGGGGAATCGGTATGTATTCTTAGACGATGGCGGGGCTGAAGGCGTCTGTCAACCCCGCGGGAATATTGTGACGCCCGGAGTGCGGAATGAGCAACGAAAGTCAGCCGGGCCCGAACGCGAGCGCGGCCCCCAACTGGGGAGCGGCCCGCGCCCAGATCATTCTCGATCCGACCGTCACGATGCTCAACACCGGCTCGTTCGGTCCGCTCCCGCGTCCGGTGTTCGACCACGCGACCGCACTGCGGCTCCGGCTCGCGGCCGGGCCGACGGACTTCTTCGTGCGCCAGGTGCCCCCACTGTTGTGGGAAGCGCGCGAGCGCACCGCCGCGTTCCTCGGCACGAAACCGCACCGGCTCGTGTTCACCGCGAATGTGTCCGCAGCGATCAACCTGGTCGCGTCCGGGCTGAAGTTGAACGCGCCCGGCGAGATCCTGATGTCTGACCACGAGTACGGTGCGATGATCTGGTGCTGGGAGCGCGTCGCGCAGCGCCAGGGGCTCACGATCCGCACGTTCCCGTTGCCCACAATGGCGACCGATCCCGGTGCGCTCGTGGAGGCCGCAACGCGCGCGATGTCCCCGCGCACGCGGCTCCTGTTCTTCAGCCACGTCCTGTCACCGACGGGGCTGGTACTCCCGGCGCAAGAACTGTGTGCGGAAGCTCGCAAGCGCGGAATCATTTCGGTCGTGGACGGCGCCCACGCCCCCGTTTACATCCCGCTCAACGTTTCCAGTGTGAACGCGGACTTTTACACCGCGAACCTGCACAAGTGGCTGCTCGCCCCGAGCGGCGCCGGGTTTCTCGTAATCGGTCCTGGCAACGAAGACCGGTTGCAGCCGCTCCACGTGAGCTGGGGCTACCACGCGGACAAGTACCCCCTTGGAGCGGCCGTGAAGCCCGGCTCTGCGGGCGACAGGTCGCGAGACACAACGAACGAGGTGGCGCCGTCCGCCGGTCCGGACTCGCGCGACAACTACGGCAGTACCCCGCGGACCCGGTTCCTGGAGTTCGAGGGCACGCGCGACATCTGCCCATGGCTCGCGGTGCCCACCGCGATCGATTTCCAAGCCGAACTCGGGTTCGACGCCGTGCGCGGGCGCATTGCAGAACTCGCCGCGCACACACGTCGGGTCATCGGCGGTACCGGTCTACCGCTCGCGACCCCAGCCGCACCGGGCATGTGCGGAGCAATGACTGCGTTCGAGTTGCCACCCGGTCTCAGCGCCCCAGCGCTCCGCAAAGAGTTCTGGGCGCGCCGCGTGGAAATCCCGGTGATCGAGCGCCCGAACCGGTTACTGGTCCGCGTGAGCCACCACTTCTACACGACCGAGGGCGAAATCGACCGGCTGGCCGAAGTGCTGCCCGACGTTCTAGCCGCGAGTCGCGGTTGACCCGTTTCACTCTCGACTCAAAACCGAATCGACCACCCAGCACCCGCGCACGTGTGGGCCGGCGGGATCGCGGCAGTGGTCGAGGATGTCGTCATTGTCGCACCCGGCATCTTGGAGTGCGTCCGCCAGAATCGGCAGTCGGTCGAACGCGCGCTCCGCGTAAATGCCTTGCGCGAGAAGCGTCGCGTTGGACGTGCGCCAAGCCGGATCAAATTGGGTCGCGCGAAAGGGATTCCCAACAACGTCGCGCACCACGCGCGCTTGATTCAACCGATTAACGGCGGGGTTCGGGGGCAGGTCCGAAAGGTGATCGAGCGCGCTGGACACGCAGTCATGGAGCGCCTGCAAGTACCCCGGAAAGTCCGGGTCGAGTGCCACCACGAGTTCGTGAACGGCCCAGGACGCGCACCACGCTTCGCGGGTCCGGTAGCGCCGCGGGATCGAACCCATCGTTCCGGTGGCCATATCGCGTGCGTAGTTCGCTGCGCGGTACCCCTCGGCCATCTCCGTCGTGCTCGCGACCCGGTCGGCGATGCGGTCCGCCACGTCTACTGCGGTCCGGCACTCGGCAAGTGCGAACGGGCCAACAATGTGACAGCACCCGCACCCGATGAGCCGCAATTTGCGCTCGGTGAGTCGGCCGCGCAGGAAGGCGAGTAACTTGCGCGAAGTGCGGCACGCTAGCCACTCCGTTTCGGTCACGGTCGCTTGCTCTCGTGGGGGCTATCCGCTTACTTTAGGCCGGACGCGCCTGACGTGGAGTCCGGAGCGAGCTGGAGGGACGTGCGCCGAACCGACCGGAACCGGTCCAGTGTGGCCCGGAGCGTTGCCATATCAACGGGTTTGACGAGGTGAAAATGGAACCCGGCCAGTGCAGTTGCGGTGCGATCTTCCCAGTCCCCCAGCGCCGTTGTTGCGACCAGTAGGAACATGTGGCGCCCGGCCAGCGCACGAGCACGGGCCGCGACCTCTAGCCCGTTCACGTCGGGCATGCTCAAGTCAAGAAGCAGAACGTCCGGTATTTCTTCCGCGAGCGCCTTCAGCGCGGCGGTACCGCCGTAGCACACGCGCGTTTCGCATCCCAAAACTTCGGTCAGCGCGGCCAGCGCGTCGGCCGCGTCCACGTTATCGTCCACCACCATCACGCGCAGCAGGTCGTGTGCCCGGTCGTCCACGGTGTCGAGCGCGGGCGTGGGTCCGATCGGGGACAATTGGGGGCGGTCGGTCCTGACCTGGAAGGCGGACCGAAACTGGTCGGTTAGCGGATCGTAGCGATCCGCGCCGAGTGGCTGATCGTCTGGGGGTAGCATAGACGGACCCAGTTCCGTTGCGGGCGACGCATTTCCGTGCGATTCGATTGTAAGCGATTCGCGGGCCACACAAGTGGGATTTCGCCCCCGCGAAGTCAGAGTTCGAGAACTCGACCACTTCCTAATCGGACTAAAACCTCGTTCGAAATGCCCCGAATGAGCCTGATACGGATCTCGTGCTTGTGATTAGCCGTCACAATTCACGTCTGGATATAAAAATGCGACGGTGCGCGAATTGCAGAAGGTCGGCCTTCGATTGTAACCCGATCTTCAATGGAGCAAAAGCCTGATGACAGTCTCTCCCGACCCTGCGGTGTTGTTGGTAGACGATTCGTCGGCGGTTCGCGCCGCCTTGGGCGCAATGCTCGTCCACCACGGTTACAACCCGCGCCCGGCTCGCAGTGGAGTACACGGTGTCGAGATGTAC
This region of Gemmata massiliana genomic DNA includes:
- a CDS encoding response regulator gives rise to the protein MLPPDDQPLGADRYDPLTDQFRSAFQVRTDRPQLSPIGPTPALDTVDDRAHDLLRVMVVDDNVDAADALAALTEVLGCETRVCYGGTAALKALAEEIPDVLLLDLSMPDVNGLEVAARARALAGRHMFLLVATTALGDWEDRTATALAGFHFHLVKPVDMATLRATLDRFRSVRRTSLQLAPDSTSGASGLK
- a CDS encoding aminotransferase class V-fold PLP-dependent enzyme, whose product is MSNESQPGPNASAAPNWGAARAQIILDPTVTMLNTGSFGPLPRPVFDHATALRLRLAAGPTDFFVRQVPPLLWEARERTAAFLGTKPHRLVFTANVSAAINLVASGLKLNAPGEILMSDHEYGAMIWCWERVAQRQGLTIRTFPLPTMATDPGALVEAATRAMSPRTRLLFFSHVLSPTGLVLPAQELCAEARKRGIISVVDGAHAPVYIPLNVSSVNADFYTANLHKWLLAPSGAGFLVIGPGNEDRLQPLHVSWGYHADKYPLGAAVKPGSAGDRSRDTTNEVAPSAGPDSRDNYGSTPRTRFLEFEGTRDICPWLAVPTAIDFQAELGFDAVRGRIAELAAHTRRVIGGTGLPLATPAAPGMCGAMTAFELPPGLSAPALRKEFWARRVEIPVIERPNRLLVRVSHHFYTTEGEIDRLAEVLPDVLAASRG